A DNA window from Streptococcus parapneumoniae contains the following coding sequences:
- a CDS encoding DEAD/DEAH box helicase family protein: MGNFSFLLKNDEYESFSKPCIEAENMIATSTVATAFMARRALEQAVHWIYSHDSYLEAPYRATLSSLVWDDDFRDIVDSELHKQIVLLIRWGNHAAHGGEIKEREAILALHHLYQFVNFIDYCYSNEFVERYFDEKCLPLSANIKYRETPQSMIKLQDSLPELPDFHEQMAAQSVEVQETYTEKRETAAQRQDVPFHIDQLSEAETRKLFIDIDLRLAGWIFEENCRVEIAVDGLKHGSGIGYCDYVLYGKNGKILAIVEAKKASVNPEVGEVQVKEYAEALEKHIGYQPICFITNGLKHYILDGPNRRQIAGFYSQEELQLVMDRRHLQKPLEDISSKIRDDISGRHYQKHAIASVCEAFSNHRRQALLVMATGAGKTRTAVSLVDILSRHNWVKNVLFLADRTSLVKQAYDSFRKLLPDLSVCNFLEDKEGAQSSRMVFSTYPTMIGAISGQEEVNQRPFTVGHFDLIIIDESHRSIYQKYKSIFDYFDARIVGLTATPRQDLDKNTYGFFNLENGVPTYAYDLEEAVKDGYLVAYHSIETKLKLPTDGLHYDDLSEEEKEHFDSKFEDDSCEKDIDGSVFNSFIFNKSTVEIVLNELMTRGIQTASGDEIGKTIIFAKNHDHAEYIRGIFNNRYPEKGSDYAQVIDYSIKHYQTLIDDFKIKEKYPQIAISVDMLDTGIDVPEVVNLVFFKKVRSKTKFWQMIGRGTRLCKDLFGPEQDKENFLVFDYGDNFDYFRADPRDGEGRHIVSLTQRLFNIKVDLIRELQGLQYQEDQFARAYRQELVSELQGRIESLNELDFRVRMVLDTVYSYRKLESWQNLTAVTSETIQKNLSPLLFDEDKEDEMARRFDLCLLHIQLGQLTAKSSTVHISQVMKTARALSAIGNIPQVFEQAEIIRKVQEPEFWKEVNLSDLEKIRLAIRDLLQFLDKTDRKPYYVNFEDRILSTVHETTAFLQVNDLRSYNEKVEHYLKTHLDEESISKLYHNEKLTSDDMLALEKLLWEKLGSKSDYQHHYENKAIPRLVREIIGLDRESANRIFSKFLSDENLNARQISFVKLIVDYIVENGCLEMKVLTQEPFKSHGSVQLLFQHQLPVLRNIVQTIELINNRAGEVA, translated from the coding sequence ATGGGAAATTTTAGCTTTCTTTTAAAAAATGACGAATATGAATCTTTTTCAAAACCTTGCATTGAAGCTGAGAATATGATTGCTACATCAACTGTGGCTACCGCCTTTATGGCGCGTCGTGCTTTAGAGCAGGCTGTCCATTGGATATATAGTCACGATTCATATTTAGAAGCTCCCTATCGTGCTACTCTATCTTCTTTAGTATGGGATGATGATTTTAGGGATATCGTAGATTCTGAACTCCACAAGCAGATAGTTCTGTTGATTCGATGGGGAAACCATGCTGCTCATGGTGGTGAAATTAAGGAACGAGAAGCGATTTTAGCTTTGCATCATTTGTATCAGTTTGTTAATTTTATCGATTATTGTTACAGCAATGAGTTTGTGGAGCGTTATTTTGATGAGAAGTGCTTACCACTTTCAGCAAACATTAAATACCGAGAAACTCCACAATCTATGATAAAGTTACAAGACAGTTTACCAGAACTGCCTGATTTTCATGAACAGATGGCTGCTCAGTCCGTAGAAGTTCAAGAGACTTATACTGAAAAACGTGAGACTGCAGCGCAACGGCAAGATGTGCCTTTCCATATTGATCAATTATCTGAGGCAGAGACAAGAAAGCTCTTTATTGATATCGATCTCCGTCTAGCAGGATGGATATTTGAAGAAAACTGTCGTGTTGAGATAGCTGTTGATGGTCTCAAGCACGGTTCAGGAATTGGTTACTGTGACTATGTACTTTATGGTAAAAATGGGAAAATTTTAGCGATTGTAGAGGCTAAAAAAGCCTCTGTCAATCCAGAAGTAGGGGAAGTACAGGTCAAAGAATATGCTGAAGCTTTGGAGAAACATATCGGCTATCAGCCAATTTGCTTTATTACAAATGGGTTGAAGCACTATATACTTGATGGTCCGAACCGCCGCCAGATTGCAGGCTTTTACTCTCAAGAAGAATTGCAATTAGTGATGGATAGACGTCATCTTCAAAAACCACTTGAGGATATTTCTAGTAAAATTAGAGACGATATTTCCGGGCGTCACTACCAAAAACATGCGATTGCAAGCGTTTGTGAAGCTTTCTCTAATCATCGTAGACAGGCACTTTTGGTTATGGCAACTGGGGCTGGGAAAACTCGTACAGCAGTTTCTCTAGTTGATATCTTATCACGTCATAACTGGGTAAAAAACGTTCTCTTCTTAGCCGATAGAACTTCCTTGGTTAAGCAAGCATATGATTCGTTTAGAAAATTACTCCCAGATCTTTCCGTTTGTAACTTCTTAGAAGATAAAGAAGGAGCTCAATCAAGTCGCATGGTCTTTTCAACTTATCCGACTATGATTGGAGCGATTAGTGGTCAAGAAGAAGTAAATCAACGCCCTTTCACTGTTGGGCATTTTGACCTTATCATAATTGACGAGTCTCACCGTTCTATTTATCAGAAATACAAGTCCATTTTTGATTATTTTGATGCAAGGATTGTAGGCTTAACAGCTACTCCGCGTCAAGATTTAGATAAAAACACCTATGGATTCTTTAATTTGGAGAATGGTGTTCCAACATATGCATATGATTTGGAAGAGGCTGTTAAAGACGGATATTTAGTAGCCTATCATTCTATCGAAACCAAACTGAAACTACCTACGGATGGTCTACATTATGATGATTTATCCGAAGAAGAAAAGGAACATTTTGATAGCAAATTTGAAGACGATAGCTGTGAAAAAGATATTGATGGGAGTGTGTTTAATTCCTTTATTTTCAATAAAAGTACAGTAGAAATTGTTTTAAATGAACTCATGACAAGAGGAATTCAGACAGCCTCGGGTGATGAAATTGGTAAAACTATTATTTTTGCTAAAAATCATGACCATGCGGAATATATCAGAGGTATTTTTAACAACCGCTATCCTGAAAAAGGGAGCGACTATGCTCAGGTGATTGATTATAGTATTAAGCATTATCAGACCTTGATTGATGATTTTAAAATTAAGGAGAAGTATCCTCAAATTGCGATTTCTGTCGATATGTTAGATACAGGTATTGATGTACCAGAGGTTGTGAATTTAGTCTTCTTCAAGAAAGTACGCTCTAAAACTAAGTTTTGGCAGATGATTGGTCGAGGAACCCGTCTGTGTAAAGATTTATTTGGACCTGAACAGGATAAGGAAAACTTCTTGGTATTTGATTATGGGGACAATTTTGATTATTTTCGTGCAGATCCAAGAGATGGAGAGGGTCGTCACATTGTTTCGTTGACTCAGCGTTTATTTAATATCAAAGTGGACTTGATTCGAGAACTTCAGGGACTCCAATACCAAGAAGATCAGTTTGCGAGAGCATACCGTCAGGAGCTTGTCTCAGAACTTCAAGGTCGTATAGAGAGCTTAAATGAGTTGGACTTCAGGGTTCGTATGGTTTTAGACACAGTTTATAGCTATAGGAAATTGGAAAGTTGGCAGAATCTAACTGCTGTTACAAGTGAAACCATTCAAAAAAATCTCTCTCCGCTTTTATTTGATGAAGATAAAGAAGATGAGATGGCGAGGAGATTTGATTTGTGCTTACTTCATATTCAGTTGGGGCAACTGACAGCTAAATCTTCCACTGTTCATATTTCCCAAGTGATGAAGACGGCTAGAGCTCTTTCTGCTATTGGCAATATCCCGCAGGTTTTTGAGCAGGCTGAAATTATCAGGAAAGTACAGGAGCCTGAATTTTGGAAAGAAGTTAACTTGTCTGATTTGGAAAAAATTCGTCTTGCTATTCGAGATTTATTACAGTTTTTGGATAAAACAGACCGTAAACCCTACTATGTTAACTTTGAAGATCGTATACTCTCCACTGTTCACGAGACCACAGCATTTTTACAGGTCAACGATCTTCGATCTTATAATGAAAAAGTTGAGCATTACTTGAAAACTCATCTGGATGAAGAGTCCATTTCTAAGCTATACCATAATGAAAAGTTGACATCTGATGATATGCTTGCACTTGAAAAATTGCTCTGGGAAAAATTAGGTAGCAAATCAGACTACCAACATCATTATGAAAATAAGGCAATTCCGAGATTGGTGCGTGAGATTATTGGCTTAGATAGAGAGTCTGCCAATCGTATTTTTTCTAAATTTTTGTCGGATGAGAACCTTAATGCCAGGCAGATTTCATTTGTAAAATTGATTGTAGACTACATTGTAGAAAATGGTTGCTTAGAGATGAAAGTGTTAACGCAAGAGCCGTTTAAATCTCATGGATCTGTTCAACTACTCTTTCAACACCAACTACCAGTACTTCGTAATATTGTTCAAACCATTGAACTTATCAATAATCGAGCTGGAGAAGTGGCTTAA